The following coding sequences are from one Bifidobacterium sp. window:
- a CDS encoding SGNH/GDSL hydrolase family protein, which yields MTDTHMLMFGDGSPAGTGVAVESNRWPQLLAAALSLTPHVYAVEGAGYTVGGGSVLSQLTVAAADTSVMSDAVGLVCIAAGYNDAILGGDVGDTASQLFTITTTLRKRYTNAKIVVMIGPQGVKQDDFNTTFEPFYLGLSAAARTVSADSVVDMWDWLFNHVDDVQSDGVHPNEAGHTLIATQMQPLIPDINVPDPPDLNPVEPLGVRKYAPGRADWTKDSLRAERVRNQEKNQANSASGSEIPQTTIKLDALTKELATQQRLTTSLTAQLSQNQQQLQVAQQELQSQQKKLEDAQDEIKRVTPTISTVPGTSAGGSLGSGWTNLISLTAKRDTSNGKTRAQVTITVTAVKPGDGLPLLECLVGGTRVASFPGVTANGDSFGGTAGATITTDQPVVLRGKSTTADASPVSGVSMSLSIMSIA from the coding sequence ATGACAGATACGCATATGTTGATGTTTGGTGATGGTAGTCCGGCTGGTACTGGTGTGGCTGTTGAATCGAATCGGTGGCCGCAATTGTTGGCTGCTGCGCTCTCGTTGACTCCACATGTGTATGCGGTGGAGGGAGCAGGATACACCGTTGGGGGTGGGAGTGTGCTCTCGCAGCTGACGGTTGCTGCTGCAGATACTAGCGTGATGTCGGATGCCGTGGGGTTAGTGTGTATCGCTGCAGGGTATAACGATGCCATACTCGGTGGTGATGTTGGTGATACAGCTAGTCAATTGTTTACGATTACCACGACGCTACGTAAACGGTACACGAATGCGAAAATCGTGGTCATGATTGGTCCGCAAGGTGTTAAACAGGATGATTTCAATACTACATTTGAGCCGTTTTATTTAGGCTTGTCTGCTGCTGCTCGAACGGTGAGTGCGGACAGTGTTGTGGACATGTGGGATTGGCTGTTTAACCATGTGGATGATGTGCAGTCAGACGGCGTGCATCCTAACGAGGCGGGTCATACGCTGATAGCCACGCAAATGCAACCGTTGATCCCTGATATTAATGTTCCTGATCCTCCTGACCTGAATCCTGTTGAACCATTAGGGGTACGTAAATATGCTCCTGGGCGTGCGGATTGGACGAAAGATTCATTACGAGCCGAACGAGTGCGTAATCAGGAGAAGAATCAGGCGAATAGTGCATCTGGTTCAGAAATCCCTCAGACCACTATCAAATTGGATGCGTTAACCAAAGAGTTAGCCACTCAACAACGGTTAACTACGAGTTTGACTGCTCAACTGTCACAAAATCAGCAACAGTTACAGGTCGCGCAACAAGAATTACAGTCGCAGCAGAAGAAACTCGAGGATGCACAAGATGAGATTAAACGAGTTACTCCCACTATTAGTACTGTGCCAGGAACTTCAGCAGGAGGCTCGCTCGGTTCTGGTTGGACGAATCTGATCTCGTTGACTGCTAAACGTGACACGTCGAACGGGAAAACACGAGCACAAGTGACCATCACAGTTACAGCCGTGAAACCAGGAGATGGATTGCCATTATTGGAATGCTTGGTGGGCGGTACCAGGGTAGCCAGTTTTCCTGGCGTTACCGCTAATGGTGACAGTTTCGGCGGCACTGCCGGCGCGACCATCACTACAGATCAGCCAGTGGTGCTACGTGGTAAATCAACAACTGCTGATGCGAGCCCAGTAAGTGGAGTCTCAATGAGCTTGTCCATCATGAGTATCGCATAG
- a CDS encoding SGNH/GDSL hydrolase family protein, translating to MVDQIIDCVNAGLIGNHGRQGLPGVNALPTDEAVAEYITDVDAKTRSALNATASDLTAIKNLRERVDAVDFVTNDVCVVIGDSIAVGLNVEPTKRWTSLFCSEMGLTEKNYAVSGTGYLNKIPFANQIDQAIDDTSFDNDRVGLVIVSGGINDVSTNDITLEASKDFGVIRMEFPVAKLMVVPCLVCNKYNDQTVIQKTGVNEMICRAAAQNGADFVAKGAMTWLVGTDSMAQQDNLHPNEMGHRFIASNIESLYNGGTASAAGSNISLPLKFQLADDPKYVVNTPTRYYSLNRIGENLLMFTGTQTINVADESDWIGSKKIEVKLCTIPATYYRLLIDIVSHYPVTPMVNQQYVGCAALYAVNNADNTIDLFYRLDMTFACITDGTTVRQSYSLRKGDSITLEVQPIILPAFSVL from the coding sequence ATGGTGGATCAGATCATCGATTGCGTAAACGCGGGGCTGATAGGCAATCATGGAAGGCAAGGCTTGCCAGGTGTGAACGCTTTGCCTACTGACGAAGCAGTTGCTGAATATATTACCGATGTCGATGCGAAAACAAGATCTGCGCTAAATGCGACAGCGTCGGATTTAACAGCGATCAAGAACCTGCGGGAACGCGTGGATGCAGTAGATTTTGTTACAAATGATGTTTGCGTGGTAATTGGTGACTCTATTGCAGTCGGATTAAATGTCGAGCCAACGAAACGATGGACAAGTCTATTCTGTTCGGAAATGGGGCTGACTGAAAAAAATTATGCGGTGTCAGGCACTGGATATTTAAATAAAATACCATTCGCCAATCAGATCGATCAGGCAATAGATGATACTTCGTTCGATAATGATCGGGTTGGACTAGTGATAGTAAGTGGCGGTATCAACGATGTGAGCACAAATGACATCACTTTAGAAGCTTCCAAGGATTTCGGAGTGATCCGTATGGAGTTTCCAGTGGCAAAACTTATGGTCGTGCCGTGTCTTGTTTGTAATAAGTATAATGACCAGACGGTCATACAGAAGACTGGTGTTAACGAGATGATTTGCCGTGCTGCAGCACAGAATGGTGCTGATTTTGTAGCGAAGGGCGCAATGACTTGGTTGGTAGGTACTGACAGTATGGCGCAGCAAGATAATCTGCATCCGAATGAGATGGGACACAGATTCATTGCTTCGAATATCGAATCGCTTTATAACGGTGGCACTGCATCTGCAGCTGGTTCGAACATATCATTACCTTTGAAGTTTCAGCTTGCTGACGATCCGAAGTACGTTGTGAATACTCCCACACGATACTATTCTCTAAATCGGATCGGCGAGAATCTACTTATGTTTACCGGTACGCAAACAATTAATGTTGCAGACGAATCAGATTGGATTGGGAGCAAAAAAATTGAAGTGAAGCTGTGCACAATCCCTGCCACATACTATAGATTGTTAATTGATATCGTTTCTCACTACCCAGTCACTCCGATGGTCAACCAACAGTATGTAGGATGTGCCGCATTGTATGCAGTCAATAACGCTGATAATACAATCGACCTGTTCTACCGGCTTGATATGACTTTTGCGTGCATTACTGACGGTACCACCGTGCGACAAAGTTATTCCCTCAGAAAGGGAGATTCCATCACATTGGAGGTTCAGCCGATAATTTTACCCGCATTTTCTGTGCTTTGA
- a CDS encoding acyltransferase family protein: MREQGQAKPRNSSIELLRILAMFGIVFHHFVWFNALDIDSRPWSFNRVLLEFVANPMGKVGAALFFLISAWFLCEAGLGVRDCLKRIWLMEREVLFWSFTLVILSVLFRLPGSSMKLVLKSMLPTLTGAWWYVTAYAMFLVLAPFLLVGLKALGQRQHQMLCIMTIVLWAVLAGVVPSISLGMSLNFVPFCFIFVLVSYWRWHGRPASRREGLIAFLTGFLLTVAMGLGASLLQTTTGLGPAIVAVTKGEMWYLRDLLMAFGLFIWFERSHFSNRAIDFLARSAFAIYLITEFPTIRTLLWTKLFDMTPYWTSPWLFISAAAGIALLSGACVLADLARRGLFALTVDRHRGAWFDRIWDSAVTLWVSHESSITSVH; the protein is encoded by the coding sequence ATGAGAGAGCAAGGTCAGGCAAAACCACGAAACAGCAGCATCGAACTATTGCGTATACTGGCCATGTTCGGCATAGTCTTCCATCATTTCGTTTGGTTCAACGCGTTGGATATCGATAGTCGGCCTTGGTCGTTCAACCGTGTCCTTCTGGAGTTCGTAGCTAATCCCATGGGGAAAGTAGGCGCCGCACTGTTTTTTCTGATAAGCGCCTGGTTCCTGTGCGAGGCCGGTCTGGGTGTCCGCGATTGCCTTAAGCGCATATGGTTGATGGAGCGGGAGGTGCTGTTCTGGTCGTTTACGCTTGTCATCCTCTCAGTGCTGTTCCGCTTACCGGGTTCTTCGATGAAACTGGTCCTCAAATCGATGCTGCCGACGCTGACGGGTGCATGGTGGTATGTGACGGCCTATGCCATGTTCCTCGTGCTGGCGCCGTTCCTGCTCGTCGGGCTCAAAGCGCTCGGGCAGCGTCAGCACCAGATGCTGTGCATCATGACGATCGTATTGTGGGCCGTCTTGGCCGGGGTGGTCCCGTCGATCAGCCTCGGCATGAGCCTCAACTTCGTTCCGTTCTGCTTCATATTTGTCCTGGTCTCCTATTGGCGTTGGCATGGACGTCCGGCGAGCCGTCGGGAAGGTCTCATCGCTTTCCTCACCGGTTTCCTGCTGACCGTCGCCATGGGTCTCGGAGCCTCGTTGCTGCAAACGACCACAGGCCTTGGGCCCGCAATAGTCGCGGTCACCAAGGGGGAAATGTGGTATCTTCGTGACCTCCTCATGGCGTTCGGTCTGTTCATTTGGTTTGAACGGTCGCACTTCTCCAATCGGGCGATCGATTTTCTCGCCCGTTCGGCGTTCGCCATATACCTGATCACCGAATTCCCGACCATCCGCACGCTCTTGTGGACCAAGCTGTTTGATATGACCCCGTACTGGACTTCTCCATGGCTGTTCATATCCGCGGCGGCCGGGATTGCGCTCTTATCCGGCGCATGCGTATTGGCCGACCTCGCCCGGCGTGGATTGTTCGCTCTGACCGTGGACCGTCATCGCGGTGCGTGGTTCGATCGGATTTGGGACTCTGCCGTCACTTTGTGGGTATCGCATGAATCATCAATCACTAGCGTTCATTAG
- a CDS encoding peptidoglycan-binding protein: protein MSRKHRSPHERKPEPRNMKRLLTAGFVSAILCMGLTPLASADTVGHDISRWQGSINISALGSFVIVKAGGSDIGYYYTDPMYARNAQAVRAAGKQLGHYYYNGYANPTAAANSFVNSLVGYQAGDPLVYDAEESRFVSPAKVMAWVQQVRARLGATANVYVYMSSSVTRAYNWSSVAASGVKLWVANYGSNNGAYHGSPSVAYWDKWLIHQYTSVGRVSGYNGSLDTNLARSGAFGNGTTTTTVPVTVTTVSTVPHGTYLGYSVAQTQRLLNAKGYTLAVDDYYGPGTKAAVRDYQSKHGLQVDGYAGPATQASLTGTHSTSRIAVDGAAGSGTIGLWQKIMGTTTDGVVSGQYVPRGYTRVGLESVTYGGTGSQLIKAVQKKLGLKQDGLLGPTTIKAIQRHIGVTADGHFGHATVKTLQTRLNTGKF, encoded by the coding sequence ATGAGCCGGAAACATCGCAGCCCTCATGAACGTAAACCTGAACCAAGGAACATGAAACGACTGCTTACTGCGGGTTTCGTGTCAGCAATCCTGTGCATGGGGTTAACCCCGTTAGCATCAGCAGACACAGTGGGCCATGATATTAGTCGCTGGCAAGGGTCCATCAATATTAGTGCGCTCGGCTCATTCGTCATCGTCAAAGCGGGCGGCTCGGATATTGGCTACTACTACACCGACCCCATGTACGCACGTAATGCTCAAGCCGTACGAGCAGCAGGTAAACAGCTCGGTCATTATTACTACAACGGGTATGCGAATCCGACTGCTGCAGCGAATAGTTTCGTCAACAGTCTGGTGGGTTACCAGGCCGGTGATCCGCTGGTGTATGACGCTGAGGAATCCCGATTCGTGAGCCCAGCCAAGGTCATGGCATGGGTACAACAAGTACGCGCACGTCTTGGTGCTACTGCGAATGTGTACGTGTATATGAGCTCCTCAGTGACTAGAGCCTACAACTGGTCCAGTGTAGCCGCGTCAGGCGTGAAACTGTGGGTAGCGAACTACGGTTCAAATAATGGTGCCTATCATGGTTCACCTTCTGTGGCGTACTGGGATAAATGGTTGATTCACCAGTACACCTCGGTCGGACGGGTATCCGGCTATAACGGTTCCCTAGACACGAATCTCGCCCGTTCAGGAGCATTCGGCAACGGCACCACAACAACCACTGTGCCGGTCACTGTTACGACCGTGAGCACAGTTCCACACGGCACATACCTAGGATATTCAGTCGCTCAAACACAACGACTCCTTAACGCCAAGGGATACACACTCGCTGTAGATGACTATTACGGGCCAGGTACCAAAGCAGCAGTGCGTGACTACCAGTCGAAACACGGACTGCAGGTAGACGGTTATGCTGGCCCAGCTACTCAAGCATCTTTAACAGGCACCCATTCCACATCACGGATTGCAGTTGACGGTGCAGCAGGTTCAGGTACTATCGGACTCTGGCAGAAGATCATGGGCACCACCACTGACGGTGTAGTTTCCGGCCAATACGTACCGCGAGGCTATACCCGAGTTGGGTTGGAATCTGTTACCTACGGTGGTACTGGCAGCCAGCTCATTAAAGCCGTCCAGAAAAAATTGGGCTTGAAACAGGATGGGCTACTCGGACCTACCACTATCAAAGCTATCCAACGTCATATCGGTGTGACCGCTGACGGCCATTTCGGACACGCGACCGTCAAAACATTGCAAACCAGACTCAACACAGGCAAATTCTAA
- a CDS encoding protein-export chaperone SecB: MVQINRLVKLSEQSGYTQNFTPNKVQEGDFSLNVKVNKVNNQDWPLSLEISLSLNTPSENNKEVPIFICKISYAVWLDEKVDTTSSNFKEVLGTVQILSWPYSRMTILNTLQSYGLPKLTLPLGVREPPQEPQQPHTN, from the coding sequence ATGGTACAGATTAACAGGCTGGTTAAGTTGTCTGAGCAGAGCGGATATACTCAGAACTTCACTCCTAATAAAGTGCAAGAAGGAGATTTTTCTCTAAACGTTAAGGTCAACAAAGTGAATAACCAAGACTGGCCTCTTTCTCTCGAGATTAGTCTTTCACTAAATACTCCTAGCGAAAATAACAAGGAAGTTCCAATATTTATCTGTAAAATTTCATATGCTGTGTGGCTGGATGAAAAAGTTGATACGACTTCTTCGAATTTTAAAGAAGTATTGGGAACGGTACAGATTCTATCTTGGCCGTATAGCAGAATGACGATCCTTAACACACTTCAGTCTTATGGTTTACCCAAACTTACGCTCCCATTGGGAGTTAGGGAACCACCACAGGAGCCACAGCAGCCTCATACAAATTAA
- a CDS encoding helix-turn-helix transcriptional regulator — translation MTSEAGYDYRELAYDLYKEGNDLLNKLVEIRTSRNMTQEQLADDMNVSQAYISKIENGQAQLVTLLTNYALEVGARIRYTVEPAQQHPSGLRAIHESSQDSQFPYCVTKPDGSMSMSTGLIHIGYEIDQEDADSKIQPMIQNGLISDTSSDMTELTFSRSAALESILD, via the coding sequence ATGACTAGCGAAGCCGGATACGACTATCGTGAATTGGCATATGATCTCTACAAAGAGGGTAACGACCTCCTCAACAAACTGGTAGAGATTCGCACATCTCGAAACATGACACAAGAGCAGCTGGCTGATGATATGAACGTCTCTCAAGCTTACATATCCAAAATAGAAAATGGGCAGGCGCAGCTTGTGACGCTCCTGACGAACTACGCTTTGGAAGTCGGTGCACGGATACGATATACAGTCGAGCCTGCACAACAGCATCCAAGTGGTTTACGCGCAATTCATGAAAGCTCACAAGATTCCCAATTCCCTTATTGCGTAACGAAGCCGGATGGAAGCATGTCTATGTCTACCGGATTAATACATATAGGTTATGAAATTGACCAGGAAGATGCAGATTCAAAGATTCAACCTATGATTCAGAATGGCTTGATCTCTGATACCAGTTCTGATATGACTGAACTTACATTTAGCCGCAGTGCTGCACTGGAAAGTATTCTTGATTAA
- a CDS encoding MFS transporter, with the protein MANINCDTTSLSSSPMQAISDAVTIDETSSKPTIGRGYYPALIAASTSMWAILLGPVLSTIPNQVNTLAPHNKVAALAMVTGIAGVVGIITNPLIGHLSDITNTRLGRRIPWLLGGLVVIFPVSLLIGHSRSIGELACWWGLLQIGANMLMAPTSATIPDVVPEHRRGMASACLGIAAAAAPVLGTGIQTLLSSPHLVYSFLGSLTVLAEIIFIFTLRHDRGHEPTAPKVRRGIQWQQLLPHSTDFWLVCGHRFLFGLGQNMALAYLFFYLQDIIHYATVHPGQSTDDGVLILTAIYAPCVMVAALISGSITDHTQRFKWCLTIATLTFALGAVLGAITGSWSGVIVLAVLTGVGYGVYASTSMSMAVHLLPDDNRRARDLSLINVADLSSIALGPVVAAIGIAASGYSSVFIAAGILVLISGALVLRTRSAH; encoded by the coding sequence ATGGCCAATATAAACTGTGACACAACCTCACTGTCCTCAAGTCCTATGCAGGCAATCTCTGACGCTGTCACCATTGATGAGACATCTTCAAAACCCACTATTGGTCGCGGATATTATCCGGCACTTATCGCAGCTAGTACCAGCATGTGGGCAATTCTCTTAGGGCCCGTGCTGAGCACCATCCCTAACCAGGTCAACACTCTTGCACCTCACAACAAAGTTGCCGCTTTAGCCATGGTGACCGGCATTGCCGGAGTGGTTGGCATCATCACCAATCCACTTATTGGACATCTTAGTGACATCACAAACACTCGTCTGGGCAGACGAATTCCCTGGCTACTGGGAGGATTAGTAGTCATTTTCCCAGTATCGCTCTTGATTGGTCACTCCCGTTCAATCGGCGAATTAGCTTGTTGGTGGGGACTGTTGCAGATTGGCGCAAATATGCTCATGGCGCCTACCTCGGCAACTATTCCTGATGTCGTCCCAGAGCATCGTCGAGGCATGGCATCTGCCTGCTTGGGCATTGCTGCAGCGGCCGCGCCCGTACTCGGAACTGGTATACAAACGCTACTATCATCTCCACATCTGGTGTATTCCTTCTTGGGAAGTCTGACAGTACTAGCAGAGATAATCTTTATATTTACATTAAGACACGATCGCGGGCACGAACCAACAGCTCCCAAAGTACGACGTGGCATACAGTGGCAACAACTCTTGCCTCACAGCACTGACTTCTGGCTAGTGTGTGGACACAGATTCCTATTTGGCCTCGGCCAAAATATGGCATTAGCATATCTGTTCTTTTACCTGCAAGATATCATCCACTATGCAACGGTGCATCCTGGTCAGTCCACAGACGACGGAGTGCTGATACTCACTGCAATATATGCCCCCTGCGTCATGGTCGCCGCACTCATCTCAGGGTCTATAACGGATCACACACAGCGCTTCAAATGGTGCCTCACCATAGCAACACTAACCTTCGCACTTGGAGCAGTCTTAGGTGCCATTACCGGTAGTTGGTCGGGAGTAATTGTGCTGGCTGTACTCACTGGCGTTGGATATGGTGTTTATGCATCAACCAGTATGTCCATGGCAGTTCATTTACTTCCAGATGATAATCGCCGCGCACGAGATCTTAGCCTCATTAATGTCGCCGACCTCAGTTCGATTGCGCTAGGCCCAGTTGTTGCAGCAATTGGAATCGCAGCATCCGGCTACTCGTCAGTATTTATTGCTGCCGGAATATTAGTCCTCATTAGCGGAGCACTTGTCCTACGTACTAGGAGCGCTCATTAG
- a CDS encoding TetR/AcrR family transcriptional regulator produces MSKIVNHSERRIEIADACLRVVSRAGLSGATTREIAKEAGVSHGVIAHYFNGKNDILRAALQRSYQQLAARIDTNLSGLSGTQALRRAVYDALPIDQEDKIGEQIELAFWAYALGNAELAEERWRSYSEWRRALELLIRSAQAQEHISEPEPSLVAETIICTLDGLGAQVALYPDRITAERMYAIMDATLAGFGFVTNVNT; encoded by the coding sequence ATGAGTAAGATTGTGAACCACAGCGAACGCCGAATCGAAATCGCTGATGCTTGTCTTAGAGTGGTATCAAGAGCAGGACTATCAGGGGCAACCACACGAGAAATTGCCAAGGAAGCGGGAGTATCCCACGGAGTTATCGCCCATTATTTCAACGGGAAAAATGATATCCTCCGTGCAGCCCTACAACGCTCGTACCAACAACTTGCTGCACGCATTGACACTAATCTCAGCGGGCTTTCAGGCACCCAAGCGCTGCGTCGCGCGGTATATGACGCTCTGCCAATTGACCAAGAAGACAAAATCGGCGAACAAATCGAATTAGCATTTTGGGCATATGCATTGGGTAATGCCGAATTAGCAGAAGAGCGGTGGCGTTCATATAGCGAATGGCGTCGAGCTCTCGAACTACTGATTCGAAGCGCACAAGCACAAGAACACATCAGCGAACCTGAGCCTTCATTGGTTGCTGAAACTATTATCTGCACACTCGACGGACTCGGTGCACAAGTAGCGCTGTACCCTGATCGAATAACAGCAGAACGTATGTACGCCATTATGGATGCCACCCTGGCGGGTTTCGGCTTCGTTACGAACGTCAACACATGA
- a CDS encoding dimethylarginine dimethylaminohydrolase family protein, protein MIQISNPNDIAELHEVIVGPYKTFNWWNLIWGSIRYPDFASLRYVENNTVRVPDHHIARRQHEQLVQTLIDAGVQVHTLSSQPDVDIQLYPRDIAFAVDNTIFLSRSRDPIRQKEQRALEPYLSQFSQVEKISFGHIEGGDVMVTDDVVFVGLSEATNLKGISALRECFAHAGVDREIVPIEFSGRGVVHLDTKFTMVGPKLGYIHSASLTPYSRSLIASRFDLIEADDSEARALMVNTVALAPDRIIIDSRATRLADALRAHHVEPVPLDFSEVTKFPGGFRCATLPLRRGNSK, encoded by the coding sequence ATGATTCAGATTTCAAATCCGAACGACATAGCCGAACTTCACGAGGTTATCGTCGGTCCGTATAAGACCTTTAATTGGTGGAACCTTATCTGGGGTTCAATACGCTACCCCGATTTTGCAAGTTTGCGATATGTAGAAAATAACACTGTACGCGTGCCTGACCACCATATTGCTCGACGTCAGCACGAGCAACTTGTTCAAACTTTAATAGATGCCGGGGTTCAAGTTCATACACTCTCCTCGCAGCCTGATGTTGATATTCAGCTCTATCCAAGAGACATCGCTTTTGCTGTAGATAACACCATTTTTCTGTCACGTTCCCGCGATCCCATTAGACAAAAAGAGCAGCGGGCTCTAGAACCGTACCTTTCGCAATTTTCTCAAGTGGAAAAAATTAGCTTCGGTCATATCGAGGGCGGTGATGTTATGGTCACCGATGACGTGGTATTTGTAGGGCTCAGTGAGGCTACAAACCTTAAAGGAATCAGCGCGCTCAGAGAATGTTTTGCCCATGCCGGTGTTGATAGGGAGATAGTCCCGATTGAATTTTCCGGTAGGGGAGTAGTGCACTTGGATACGAAGTTCACGATGGTCGGGCCAAAACTTGGGTATATCCATTCGGCATCATTAACCCCTTATTCACGTAGCCTGATTGCATCACGTTTTGATCTCATTGAGGCTGACGATAGTGAAGCCAGAGCGTTGATGGTTAACACCGTTGCTCTTGCTCCTGACCGTATAATCATCGATTCTCGAGCAACTCGTTTGGCAGATGCTTTGCGCGCCCATCATGTTGAGCCGGTCCCACTCGATTTCTCTGAGGTGACCAAGTTCCCTGGTGGATTCCGGTGTGCGACACTTCCTCTTCGCCGAGGCAATAGTAAATAA
- a CDS encoding M50 family metallopeptidase, with the protein MSTPFLSSVGNGISTIFSDIWSSSTTALEGPDSRMILSSVLISLMLVLIRPVWRIARNAITIAHEGGHAVAALLTGRKLSGIQLHSDTSGVTVSYGKTHGFGYWLTCFAGYLAPALWGLGCAALVAAGYATGALWLFVILLVLMLTRINNGYGAVSVVVSLLIVIGVSWWGSANLRLFAATILAAFLLLGSIRPLIELQVQRSQGRAQQSDADQLAQLTHISALVWILLWLLIAMFSLWYSAQWVTESAGGIHAVFSLQTLQSVLSNWQR; encoded by the coding sequence GTGTCAACACCATTCCTATCATCCGTAGGCAACGGCATATCAACAATCTTCAGTGATATATGGAGTTCTTCAACCACTGCGCTTGAAGGACCTGATTCACGGATGATACTGAGCTCGGTGCTCATCAGTTTGATGCTGGTATTAATAAGGCCAGTGTGGCGTATCGCCAGAAACGCTATCACTATTGCACACGAGGGCGGCCACGCCGTTGCTGCGCTACTCACCGGCAGAAAACTTTCAGGTATCCAACTCCATTCCGATACCTCTGGTGTAACCGTCAGCTATGGAAAAACTCACGGTTTTGGCTACTGGCTCACCTGCTTCGCTGGGTACTTAGCGCCCGCACTGTGGGGATTGGGATGCGCTGCACTAGTCGCGGCAGGCTACGCGACGGGGGCACTATGGTTATTTGTCATTCTGTTGGTCCTCATGCTCACCCGTATCAATAACGGATATGGCGCTGTTAGTGTTGTTGTCTCACTTCTTATAGTTATAGGGGTGTCTTGGTGGGGTTCAGCGAATCTACGCCTCTTTGCGGCCACAATTCTTGCAGCATTCTTGCTACTCGGTTCAATACGTCCCCTGATAGAACTACAGGTGCAACGATCACAAGGACGAGCTCAACAATCAGACGCAGATCAACTAGCACAACTCACACATATCTCTGCATTAGTGTGGATTCTCCTGTGGCTACTGATTGCTATGTTCTCACTCTGGTACTCCGCTCAATGGGTGACTGAGTCAGCAGGCGGAATTCACGCCGTATTCTCCCTGCAAACACTGCAATCAGTGCTGAGTAATTGGCAACGGTAG
- the rpsO gene encoding 30S ribosomal protein S15, with amino-acid sequence MALTTEEKQEIVTKYATHEGDTGSPEVQVALISKRITDLTEHLKEHKHDHHSRRGLLLMVGDRRRLLDYLKRVDIERYRSLIERLGLRR; translated from the coding sequence GTGGCACTTACGACTGAAGAAAAACAAGAGATCGTCACCAAGTATGCGACGCATGAAGGCGACACGGGTTCTCCCGAGGTTCAGGTTGCACTGATTAGCAAGCGCATCACGGATCTCACTGAGCATCTCAAGGAGCACAAGCACGATCACCATTCACGTCGTGGTCTGCTGCTCATGGTTGGCGATCGTCGTCGTCTGCTTGATTACCTCAAGCGTGTTGACATCGAACGTTACCGCTCCCTGATTGAGCGTCTCGGCTTGCGCCGATAA